The genomic stretch AATACCCGTAGGAATTGTTCTGTTATTgggccttctttttaaagtaaattaaaatttattgcattaaagaaattattcatatttttttaattatatataatgattaaattgtaaatttaccaattttttttaatagtacACTCCTTTGTGGAGTTTTCTTActaagaggaaaaggaagaaacaaTCGCATATGAACGAAAAACTCCAGAGGGTACTACAGCAACCTTCAAATGGAAGTGAAACAAGAAGTATCCCATTTTCCTATAGCGCTTTTGAGTATTCATCAGAGTGAtcattattcatattaaaaaattgatcatttatgtaattcattaaatagtagctaatacattttttagtagtaatttatttttagttcttttatttctaaatattcataattttacaaaattcaCAAGGAAAATTGGATTACACTATTGTAATCAGCATGTGAAAATAACAGCactgtattattttttataagtttttAAATCATGTCTATTATTTGAAATGTTGTTCTGATTTTATGCAATGCACCTCTTCTTCtggtacatataaatgtaggTAATTCAATTGAGTATGTTTATACAttgtttcatttaatatattttgtttaaaataaaattaaaagaggataaacttttttttagtactTATTTGAATACTATTTTATGCTTCCTtaacttaaaattaaaaaattgttataatatCCTGAAATAATTGTCTTTACACACATGTAAGTTATATTAATTGatgtatatgttttttaaaaaattatataacaagATGAAATATTCTGATAAACGggaaataataaacaattctgttataatgtaaataaaaaatacgaacATTACATtcaataacaattttttgtaaaatctttatatctttttttaaactactaacaaatatatatggaaaagatataaaaaaaatgaatattataaaaatatataattaatattttagaaTGAAccgaaatataattataaaacgCTCTATGCCAAGTTATATATAGCagcaaattatattatattcatagAGTACCTTTACTAATatgtattgtatatatattacggattatttaaaaaccCTTACGAACTAAAAAGCAtcaaaataaacatttctATACATTCTATAAGAGCTAAAAATATGGTTATAATTCCTTTtcacaatttggaaaatgttATCATacgatttatataataaaatattatctaTAACTgccaaaaataattaattataagtTCGGTTGTATAACTAATTTGTAATATCAAGCTAAAATTCAATTGAGACATGGTAATAATGgaatagaataaaaacaaCAATAAATAAGATTAGCCTCTCCTTTATATAATCCactattttaaattatatatcctTTACGTgtatgttaataaaaattaaatatttatttactacTATATAGTGTCCATTTGAACATATTCTCCATTAGGCGACCACTGAGATATCATAAGTATCACAAACGTCATTTCATATGTTAatagtatatttaattaCGAGTAAATATACCTAGCTTTAGTTATCTTTAATATGTTATAGTTTAACACAATAATGCGTTCTTtataataaagtaaaaaaaaaaattacactttCATTAACATATGATTTAACAAAGTGCaccaaaattttgaagcataataaaaactgttactaaaaaaaatataatggttttataaaaatatactaatacataaaatatgtaataagcttgctataataaaatgcacactcaataaaataatattaattatgcgactttttattattgcaTTCTTGTTAATTCAAGACAGTTCTTAACATAAATCTATGTATCATATGTAGAACAAAAACATccatttttacgttatttttttaataacttaatattaaatatattttttcattaatttgtaAACAAATGTACATTgatatgtttataaaaaattgtataattttatataacgCATTATGCGTAATAATAGTATTCattacttttccttttctgtgtcATACtgaaaatgtattatttacttatatTCATTTCTGGTGGTGACATTTTAGTATAATTGTCACTATATAATTCAGCgaaatcattatatataactttatAATATAACTATTATCTcaataatacatttatactCATactttattaataaaaatccTATATgtcattttataaaagagtTTCCATcgttttttgaaaataatgtatatccAACATATATCAAAATAACAGGTGGACAAATTACCGTCGATAAAAgcattagaaaatatatcgTGGATTTAGAAGCAGCTACCTTAAtcttaaaactttttttgtttttaatatcatCAATACTATTATTCTTACTGCGCTTATCTGAGGAAATATACGCATTTTCTAATTCTTCATATAAACGTTTATCCGTATATTTGATTCCTTCACTAAGAACACTAAAGCATTTATTACAAGTTGAGcggtttttacttttttttactttaggTTCTTCTAATTCAGGTGCTACTAATTGCTCAGTTTTTGTTACATTTCCTTCGATAGTTGACTCGGCTAATAACAATCTATTACTTCGTAAAATTGTTGTGTTATTTATGTTACTTTTTATATCACAGTCATTAATACTGATACTCTAAAAGAAAGAATTGTATATACACattacttaaaaatttgCGTATTGCTGCATTAAAAAACtagcatttttataaatacaacaAACAACACGAcctgaaaatatatattatatagttcTATATTATACCGCATTATTATAATGAGCGATTATCCCAATTAAGATGctaaatatgtaatatttcataaaacGTGTCATATTCATTGTTATATTAGtgctatattattttatattatcaaaaataCAGTTAGAactatattatgtatattctTATTCAGTTAATATTAACAAGtctatatgaattattttgattatatttaatatactatatatttattttattttaaattaatttataaaaatatgttttgtATGCAGGATATactaaattatattaaaaagaaataaccaaaataatattttaataaaaattataaataaaattattttaaaaattaaattaatttgttgtaattattttaataaattgtttcaattaaaatattaaaattaattcaataataatttaattatgaaagaacatttttcattaaatatatttaccaaacaaatttataaaaatttagctagctataaaaatgttgtatTTATCGAATTACACAACAAGAGCTATCCTTTGTAATTTTAGCTAGCAAAACaagaataattcttttttcaatttttatattggTACGATACGTCTTTGTCGTATTATAACAATATCTACATGCATGGACAAACGTCCTTACATAAAAACAATGTTGTAGCTATAttcttaataataataaagaaccatttatattaatcatcttttttaattatttttattgacCATTAAGCTATATTACCTAAGACAAGCACTTGCTACCACGTTagatttattacatattaataGATGAATCTTAAAACAAATTGAtaactaaatatttttatgactAACCATTTCTTTTTGATGTTTCATTATGttttagttattttattattttgctgTACCGTTAATAATACACTGAATTGCGAAttctgaatttttaaaaatcactgatattaaatatatttttcgtgTACGCAAAACTATAAAagtacatgtaaaaataactgaaattacataaaataaaaatttttaacatgaCTAAGAAGGTATAATGTTATACAACTCCATTTTATCCAATCATATTTATGCAActgaaaatgaaatatataaatatgtacataaaataatatatgctgatataatttcttttaaaggaaattataacaattatataatcatttttaaaattaacttttaaaagttaataatttatttacatttcatTATCTCATAATTGCTTATCATGAAAATTATACTAAAAGGACACGTATTAAtccacataaaaatgtgataaaaaacactgtaaaaaaaagtgcacccATTAAAAAGATGTACagattttttctatatattttattccttATTTTATACAACAGGTTCGTAtgtaattacaaaaatttatCGTATGTGTTATATTATTCTAATTAtaagtattttattattttttaaaatatttataaaaaaaaaccaaataaAACCAATTAGTGGCAccatttaaatatttctaatacgatcttaaaaaattgacatgGCTGCGTTTCTTATGCATTtccttatataataaaactaAGCTACAGATATAAATGTGCATTAACTGTTTAATTacttatatttcttttatataaccATCTACAATGGTAActcacaatttttatgttaacgTTACACTATTTTGACATATTCctaaattaaaaatgcatttattattatacataaagaaatcaaaattatgaaaactTATAACTCCATAAGACATTCATAcacttatttatatttttatgtacatattattcGTTGTAAATATTGACGGTTTTCCTAAACAAAGAGAAAGCTGTTTCTCAAAGATATGACGTGCTATCTTAAAAATTCATGATTTAccaaagtaaaaaatttattacaaagAGATCACTTTTTGTAGCATATAATTGtttgttttaataaatatcCGTACCACACTGAACTATTTCataactttatatatatttacgcaTCAATATAATGCTATCTATCATTCATTATGCAtgcatgatttttttttctttatcatatttttatctgGTTAactttcatttataatttatcaatatatatatactcaTGCAGCATGCATTTTATTCctctttataaattttttgaacaATAATTTTAAGCATGAACTCGTTATTATTTAAGTTGAGCATGTTCACAAAAGAAGATGATTCGTAAAGGTATttatttacaacattttatAGTACTCCATCATACCTTCTTGCCATATATCTGCATAATTACCAAATTGGgtttgtttataaatatatatcagtACTAATTTAATAAGTTATCCTATCATGTGTCAATGCAGTGTCGTCTTCTTTACTGGTATTTCAAGAAAAcgacattttcattttacagAAAACACCTGATAAATTACctttataacattataaaCGATTATAACATAACATAAAAGGTTTCAACGTAGATAAACACACAAAATGTGTATTCACGTGTTACATCGAATCATATCAATTAAATTTGCTAAACAAATAGGTTGCTACTAATTCTCATTAGTATGGTTTTTAAGtcatttcaaaataatatactaaaaaaataagaagataATAGaactaaacaaaaaaaaaattaaaagaattttaattataaaaaataaagtataaaatgtTATGGGATCACAAgcgttaaaaataaacatattctTATTAAATTACATAgcaatattaaaattgtcgTCCTATAtattcttccaaaaaaaacaacattttttcttatatttctatatacaattttatttttataccatATCTTGGCAAATacaaacatttttgtgaataccTGCTATATATCCTTTctcaattttcatttttatataacagATGGTGacacaaatgtatatatttattatatttaacaCATTGCTACAAAAGTGGCTTTTCCCAAATATAAACAAACTACAATTCCaacgtttttatttaatcaATAGACTATATCTTGCTACACATCAATTGTGTCATGTTTTTgtctttaataattaatatgataTGTCACacattcaatatttttaaattatgtaaatgttGCTACAATTTCTGCATGTTTTGCATAAACGCATTGTGGATTAGGCAAATGTCTAACTCTTCTTTGCAAGGTAACTAacatcaatttttatattccagctataactttatatttatttttttatttttatatatttctccaATTATATGAGTACTCACTATGTCGTCACTCAAAATGGtttcattttacatatacataattagTAGTAAGAGTCTTGGTCAGGCTGATAAGTCAAATAATATCGATCTTCTAGAGAATCTAAAGACTCATTCTCTGATTCATACTTCGCTAACtccttttcatactcttcgtaataattatgctcgaatgctttttttttccgtttttttggcTTAATACTTGATTCTATTCGAGAAgactaaaatgaaaatgtaaaacatgcaaaaaaatatatttaacttataactatacatttaaaggaaaaataaattatagcttctaacataatattattatcttttaaaatgtaatatgtaaTTACCCTATTGtagtagaaaaggaagaatatgATTCCAAGTACTGCTGCAGCcatgataatatttttaacagtATTTGAGTCTAACTTATCATATAACGTTTCTGAAGTACTAGGAACATCCGCAATAGTCGCAACGTTTGTGTCTCCCCCAGTGTTTGAATTATATGATGATACTGGGTTAAGAGCGTACCCAGGGCTTCCTTGCGACAGGGGACTCAAGGTTTTTCCTGGTACGACTTCTGCAGCCAATGGATGTGTTAATCCTCCTCGATCTACTTGACCTGTTGAACTTATTGAACCTGCTGCACTTGCTGTATTTGTGGTTACTGTAACCGTCGAGCCTCTTACACTCGGTGTACTTGTTGTTGGCACTGGCCTTGCTGTAGTTCTTGTACTCGATGTACTTGTTGAAGTTTGTGCTGCTAAAGCTGATTTTCGTGGTAAACTTGATGATCTtggtgaagaaaataaacCCGACAAACCTGACCAAATTGATGGTTTTCCTTGATTTCCTGAGTATCTTGTACTTGTCGTAGTTCCTGTATTTGTTGCAGTTACTGTTTTCGTTGCGCTGGCTATAGATGCTGTACTTGTTGTAGTTGTTGCTGGTTGTGTTGCAGTTACTGTTGTTGTAGCTGTTGCTGGTTGTGTTGCAGTTACTGTTGTTGTAGCTGTTGCTGGTTGTGTTGAAGTTACTGTAGTTGTTACTGTATCTGATGAACTCGATGAGCTTGCGACGGCTACTGAATCTGTTGGTCTTGTTGTACCTTCggaaacatttttatctaCTGGAGCTCCTCGGTCTCCTTCgcctttatcattttttgtttcaagGTGTGATGTTGTAGCAGCTGGTTTCTCGGcacctttgcattttcctaATTCAGTTATGCGAGACATCAGTACATCCTTATCTTTACAAGGAAAATAATCAGGACCATTCGgtgtaaacaaaaataaccTCCTACAATGCTTATCCTTATATATGTCGTGTACTGACTTAAAACTGTTAAGATATGTTAAATACTTATCGCAGTCTGTTCCATTTTCAGAAGCATtaagttttttaattttttcaatatttttaaaatatatatacgaaaatatcctattttttaattcatctaATTTAACACGTGTTAACTCTTCCGGagcgcatttattttttaatttttcactaTTCATCTTCTTCCATGCTTCAATAagatgtttaaaaaaaggcacattatcaatatttgcaaatttgtCCGTATGAATTTCACCTATTTTTTCATAGAGCCAATAACGtaaataaatgcaataaTTATTACGTTCGGGATCCCCCGCTTGACTTAATTTATCTAAATGACTTACTAGTTTAATGCAAAGGTCTTTGACTTCTTTACGTTTGGAACTTACTTTATCATCGATTCCATTACAAAGTATATCAAAAGTAGAAGATTTCCCAAGctttgaaaagaaattttctGGATGTATTTTATGCAGTTCTACAGCTTCTGCAGCCTCCTCCTAATAATAAACATGAAAGGGTTAATAGATTAGTACCAAAGATATGGTTCTCATAAtagaatttttcttttgtttcgAGTCGAACTACTTATGTGATTagtaatgtataaaaatgacaTAACTTCATATATACCAAAGTTTTCCCAGGTGATGTCGTCTTTTCTTTTGTCATTATTTGAATTtcatataatgtaaaatattaataaactaTCAGCattaacattaaatatatatgtatataatatatataaccttCCAACGATAAATTTTTACGCAGAACTTAAAAAAGCGTTCACTTTTTCCCACTCAATTTTAAGGTtattatggaaaaaattgttattgtattatttataatatagcaAAATATACCACTATTAAATATCATagaagtagaaaaaaaatgtagcagtTTAAAGGCTCAAactaaatataaatagtaTTCTAAATCCTAACACGTTTAATTTAcgtatgtattatataattgtgGTATCGATaagtaaaagaaattatttaaaatatatatttggaaatatttattttaagttttctacaaatttgtaaatattctttaaagaaaattgcAATGATTGtcattaaaaaagttttttatttatgacagaaatgttttttttatgaaatttatttataacattaatgTTACGTATTTATATTTCCCATTA from Plasmodium vivax scf_7177 genomic scaffold, whole genome shotgun sequence encodes the following:
- a CDS encoding variable surface protein Vir, putative (encoded by transcript PVX_115985A) — protein: MTKEKTTSPGKTLEEAAEAVELHKIHPENFFSKLGKSSTFDILCNGIDDKVSSKRKEVKDLCIKLVSHLDKLSQAGDPERNNYCIYLRYWLYEKIGEIHTDKFANIDNVPFFKHLIEAWKKMNSEKLKNKCAPEELTRVKLDELKNRIFSYIYFKNIEKIKKLNASENGTDCDKYLTYLNSFKSVHDIYKDKHCRRLFLFTPNGPDYFPCKDKDVLMSRITELGKCKGAEKPAATTSHLETKNDKGEGDRGAPVDKNVSEGTTRPTDSVAVASSSSSSDTVTTTVTSTQPATATTTVTATQPATATTTVTATQPATTTTSTASIASATKTVTATNTGTTTSTRYSGNQGKPSIWSGLSGLFSSPRSSSLPRKSALAAQTSTSTSSTRTTARPVPTTSTPSVRGSTVTVTTNTASAAGSISSTGQVDRGGLTHPLAAEVVPGKTLSPLSQGSPGYALNPVSSYNSNTGGDTNVATIADVPSTSETLYDKLDSNTVKNIIMAAAVLGIIFFLFYYNRSSRIESSIKPKKRKKKAFEHNYYEEYEKELAKYESENESLDSLEDRYYLTYQPDQDSYY